The following coding sequences lie in one Kribbella sp. NBC_00709 genomic window:
- a CDS encoding VOC family protein: protein MDSYPRRMHTALDAVDARGLAEFYRVLLGLRYRPGDEAPADGSADDASWLVLVDEDGTRQLAIQQVDELARSTWPSAEVPMQLHIDYAVLSLAELHRHRARAEELGATLLYDREADGNEPLYVLADPAGHPFCLLVGVV from the coding sequence GCGGTGGATGCTCGGGGATTGGCAGAGTTCTACCGGGTTCTGCTGGGGTTGCGGTATCGGCCTGGGGACGAGGCGCCGGCGGACGGTTCGGCGGACGACGCCAGCTGGCTCGTCCTGGTTGACGAGGACGGGACCCGGCAGCTCGCGATCCAGCAGGTCGACGAGTTGGCACGGTCCACGTGGCCGTCGGCGGAGGTGCCGATGCAGCTGCACATCGACTACGCCGTACTCTCGCTCGCCGAGCTCCATCGGCATCGGGCCCGCGCCGAGGAGCTCGGCGCGACGCTGCTGTACGACCGTGAGGCAGATGGGAACGAGCCGCTCTACGTCCTGGCCGACCCAGCCGGACATCCCTTCTGCCTCCTGGTCGGGGTTGTGTGA
- a CDS encoding AraC family transcriptional regulator, translated as MAELRELIVGAVGLEGAIDGLLLSVVEAPTPPTAGLASPTFALVAQGRKRLALGEQVFEYGAGDYLVVSVDLPVTGHFVEASKDKPCLGVGLELRPELIASLLLDSAEKPGAPVRGLSVSQAPAELVDAVIRLLRLVHQPDDARVLAPLGQREILWRLLRSPQGAAVREIGLADSSLSHVARVISWIRNHYTEPFRIEDLAAMAGMSTSAFHRHFRTVTELTPIQFQKKIRLQEARLRVVGLGEDVTSAGYAVGYDSPSQFSREYRREFGTPPSLDRAGSGKPLRELI; from the coding sequence TTGGCGGAGTTGCGGGAGTTGATCGTCGGGGCCGTTGGGCTCGAAGGAGCGATCGACGGGTTGTTGTTGTCGGTGGTCGAGGCACCGACGCCGCCGACGGCTGGGCTGGCTTCGCCGACGTTCGCGTTGGTGGCGCAGGGGCGGAAGCGGTTGGCGCTCGGAGAGCAGGTTTTCGAGTACGGCGCCGGCGACTATCTCGTGGTGTCGGTGGATCTGCCGGTGACGGGGCACTTCGTCGAGGCGTCGAAGGACAAGCCTTGTCTGGGCGTCGGGCTCGAGCTGCGGCCGGAGCTGATCGCCTCGCTGCTCCTCGACTCAGCCGAGAAGCCCGGTGCGCCGGTACGCGGACTCAGCGTCAGCCAGGCGCCCGCGGAGCTGGTCGACGCGGTGATCCGCCTGCTCCGCCTGGTCCACCAACCCGACGACGCCCGCGTCCTCGCACCGCTCGGCCAACGCGAGATCCTGTGGCGCCTCCTGCGCAGCCCGCAAGGTGCAGCGGTCCGCGAGATCGGCCTCGCCGACAGCAGCCTGTCGCACGTCGCCCGCGTGATCAGCTGGATCCGCAACCACTACACCGAGCCGTTCCGGATCGAGGACCTCGCCGCGATGGCCGGCATGAGTACGTCGGCGTTCCACCGCCACTTCCGTACCGTCACCGAACTCACCCCGATCCAGTTCCAGAAGAAGATCCGGCTGCAGGAAGCGCGGCTCCGGGTCGTGGGGCTCGGCGAGGATGTGACGAGTGCCGGGTACGCCGTGGGGTACGACAGCCCGTCTCAGTTCAGCCGCGAGTACCGCCGTGAGTTCGGTACGCCGCCGAGCCTGGATCGAGCAGGATCAGGCAAGCCGCTGCGAGAATTGATCTAA
- a CDS encoding SDR family NAD(P)-dependent oxidoreductase, whose product MQVAVITGGSSGIGQAAAFELAKRGTAVVVTYRGSRERGLETVERIEKDGGTAVALPLDVSRPETFAEFRSALTDVLDQWDRTSFDFFVSNAGVGQHPVMFEDTTEDLFDQMVDVHLKGPYFLTQTLLPLIADHGSIVYTTSTSALPSARPSPGYSVYASVKGAQIVLTRYLAKELSARGIRVNAVAPGVTRTRLGDDAFAQHPELIAPIAERTALGRIGESDDLGKVIAFLGSADSGWITAQTVEASGGYEL is encoded by the coding sequence ATGCAAGTAGCTGTGATCACCGGCGGAAGTTCCGGCATCGGCCAGGCAGCCGCGTTCGAGCTCGCGAAGCGCGGTACGGCCGTCGTCGTCACGTACCGCGGCAGCCGCGAACGCGGCCTGGAGACGGTCGAGCGGATCGAGAAGGACGGTGGTACGGCGGTCGCGCTGCCGCTGGACGTCTCGCGCCCGGAGACGTTCGCGGAGTTCAGGTCCGCGCTGACCGACGTACTCGACCAGTGGGACCGGACCTCGTTCGACTTCTTCGTCAGCAACGCCGGTGTCGGGCAGCATCCGGTGATGTTCGAGGACACGACCGAGGACCTGTTCGACCAGATGGTCGACGTCCACCTCAAAGGCCCATACTTCCTCACCCAGACGCTCCTGCCGTTGATCGCCGACCACGGTTCGATCGTCTACACGACCAGCACGTCCGCGCTCCCGTCGGCGCGACCGTCGCCCGGGTACTCCGTCTACGCGAGCGTGAAGGGTGCGCAGATCGTCCTCACGCGCTACCTCGCCAAGGAGCTGAGCGCCCGCGGAATCCGGGTCAACGCCGTCGCTCCCGGCGTGACCCGGACCCGCCTCGGGGACGACGCGTTCGCCCAGCACCCCGAGCTGATCGCGCCGATCGCCGAACGCACCGCACTCGGCCGGATCGGTGAGTCGGACGACCTCGGCAAGGTCATCGCGTTCCTCGGCTCCGCGGACTCGGGCTGGATCACGGCCCAGACTGTGGAAGCCTCCGGCGGCTACGAGCTCTGA
- a CDS encoding small ribosomal subunit Rsm22 family protein: MSSVDTQLHAALARALDGVPHHELRRRVTALSNRYRFEQIDDCSPGMRDDLDALAYAVIRMPATFRALHAALSAAERHVDASFTTHLDLGGGTGAAAWAAASVDPTISTEILERQPAAIRLGKQLAAGNRWRWTTADLRQWSRPSRPDQREPAESVDLITIGYVLNELSAETRRTLIHAAARTATTIVLVEPGTPHGHRRTLDARDLLLEHGFRIAAPCPHEGPCPTDWCHFAARLPRTELHRVLKDGTRNYEEERFSYVVATRHPVRPAPARVIRRPAKPKGRVVLDLCTSAGAAQQMIVPKSSDAYRIARDASWGDAWNQSS, translated from the coding sequence ATGTCCTCCGTGGACACCCAACTTCATGCTGCCCTCGCACGTGCTCTCGACGGCGTCCCGCACCACGAGCTGCGCCGGCGGGTCACTGCGCTCTCGAACCGCTACCGCTTCGAGCAGATCGACGACTGTTCTCCCGGAATGCGTGACGACCTGGACGCTCTCGCGTACGCCGTCATTCGCATGCCGGCGACGTTCCGCGCCCTGCACGCCGCGCTGTCGGCGGCCGAGCGTCATGTCGACGCATCGTTCACCACGCACCTCGACCTCGGCGGCGGAACGGGCGCCGCCGCCTGGGCCGCCGCATCCGTTGACCCGACGATCTCCACCGAGATCCTCGAACGCCAGCCGGCCGCCATCCGCCTCGGCAAACAACTTGCCGCAGGCAACCGCTGGCGCTGGACAACCGCAGACCTCCGCCAGTGGAGCAGGCCGAGCCGGCCGGACCAGCGCGAGCCGGCCGAGTCGGTGGATCTGATCACGATCGGCTATGTGCTCAACGAGCTGTCCGCCGAGACACGGCGCACCCTGATCCACGCCGCGGCCCGGACCGCGACGACGATCGTCCTCGTCGAACCGGGTACGCCGCACGGCCATCGCCGTACCCTCGACGCCCGTGACTTGCTGCTGGAACACGGGTTCCGGATCGCCGCGCCGTGCCCGCACGAAGGCCCGTGCCCGACCGACTGGTGCCACTTCGCCGCCCGTCTGCCCCGCACCGAACTGCATCGCGTACTGAAAGACGGCACCCGCAACTACGAAGAAGAGAGGTTCAGCTACGTCGTCGCCACGCGCCATCCGGTCCGGCCAGCGCCGGCTCGGGTGATCCGCAGACCGGCCAAACCGAAAGGCCGCGTCGTACTCGATCTCTGTACGTCGGCCGGCGCCGCTCAACAGATGATCGTGCCGAAGTCGTCCGATGCATACCGCATCGCACGCGACGCGAGCTGGGGAGACGCCTGGAATCAGAGCTCGTAG
- a CDS encoding VOC family protein, producing MVLADWRKMVQALQTRFVTASLAEGAGFVQAVGEACSSADVVPELRLGATFVDVSSREEAVAQQISAIAADHGLTADPTAVAQLEIALDTDDLPAIGPFWAAVLTGTTDSFKGHDIFDPTGRIPNVWFQGTSPHPTPRQRFHLDLWLPSEVIPERIKAGLAAGGKVVYDDEAPAFTVLADPQGNKVCLCTSAGR from the coding sequence ATGGTGCTCGCGGACTGGCGGAAGATGGTTCAAGCGCTGCAGACGAGGTTCGTGACTGCTTCGCTGGCTGAGGGAGCGGGGTTCGTGCAGGCCGTGGGCGAGGCGTGCTCATCGGCTGATGTCGTACCGGAGTTGCGGCTCGGCGCGACGTTCGTCGATGTCTCCAGCCGGGAAGAAGCGGTCGCGCAGCAGATCAGCGCGATCGCGGCCGACCACGGACTGACGGCCGACCCGACCGCCGTGGCGCAGCTGGAGATCGCGCTGGACACCGACGATCTGCCCGCGATCGGTCCGTTCTGGGCGGCGGTCCTCACCGGCACGACCGACTCGTTCAAGGGCCACGACATCTTCGACCCGACCGGACGGATCCCGAATGTCTGGTTCCAGGGGACCTCTCCGCATCCGACTCCGCGGCAGCGGTTCCATCTGGATCTGTGGCTGCCTTCCGAGGTCATCCCGGAGCGCATCAAGGCCGGGCTCGCCGCGGGCGGCAAAGTTGTGTACGACGACGAGGCGCCGGCGTTCACCGTGCTGGCGGACCCGCAGGGCAACAAGGTCTGTCTCTGTACTTCGGCGGGCCGGTAA
- a CDS encoding DinB family protein → MAEFKQQDLSRARFEDVRLREAVFDNVDLTGVTIRGARVVDVSIDGDIHNLRVWGVDVVPLIDAELNRLYPDRLKMSPTDADGYREAWALLERLWAETVGAARAMPEEKLHESVDGEWSFIETQRHLVFATDAWVRRAFLGDPAPWDPLDLPHDEMPDIPGVPRDRAVRPSLDEVLALRADRMRTVREVFAELTDEQLTERTVPVIEPGYPESESFEVSRCLGCILGEEWHHRMYAERDLAILRG, encoded by the coding sequence GTGGCCGAGTTCAAGCAGCAGGATCTGAGCAGGGCGCGGTTCGAGGATGTGCGGCTGCGGGAGGCGGTGTTCGACAACGTCGACCTGACCGGTGTCACGATCCGCGGCGCGCGAGTGGTCGATGTGTCGATCGACGGTGATATCCACAACCTGCGGGTCTGGGGCGTGGACGTCGTACCGCTCATCGATGCCGAGCTCAACCGGTTGTATCCCGATCGCCTCAAGATGAGCCCGACCGACGCCGACGGCTACCGGGAGGCGTGGGCGCTGCTCGAGCGGTTGTGGGCCGAGACCGTCGGGGCCGCTCGGGCGATGCCGGAGGAGAAGCTGCACGAGTCGGTCGATGGCGAGTGGTCGTTCATCGAGACGCAGCGGCACCTGGTGTTCGCGACGGACGCGTGGGTACGGCGGGCCTTCCTGGGCGATCCGGCTCCGTGGGACCCGCTCGATCTGCCCCACGACGAGATGCCCGACATCCCCGGCGTACCGCGCGACCGCGCCGTACGCCCGTCGCTGGACGAGGTACTCGCCTTGCGGGCCGATCGGATGCGGACCGTACGGGAGGTGTTCGCCGAGCTGACCGACGAGCAGCTGACCGAGCGGACCGTGCCCGTGATCGAGCCGGGCTACCCGGAGTCGGAGAGCTTCGAGGTCAGCCGGTGCCTCGGCTGCATCCTGGGCGAGGAGTGGCACCACCGGATGTACGCCGAGCGCGATCTCGCCATACTGCGTGGGTGA
- the pyrH gene encoding UMP kinase, with amino-acid sequence MYRRLVLKLSGQAIAGPAEFGFSSDRLTHLANEVIALRATGVQVAVVVGGGNVFRGNRAEDWGIDRVEADNIGMLGTVINAVLLRGRLAALGAHGVRLMTAIPINNLAEPYIRLRALRHLEKGQIVLLACGNGQPFTTTDYPSVQRAVELEADALLVAKNGTDGVYDADPNKNPDARRFDQLSYSEVIDRGLGVMDQTAFILARDHHLPLHVFDIDRTGAASSIVNGTQVGTIIN; translated from the coding sequence ATGTACCGCAGGCTCGTCCTCAAGCTGTCCGGGCAGGCGATCGCCGGCCCCGCCGAGTTCGGTTTCAGCAGCGACCGGCTCACCCACCTCGCCAACGAGGTGATCGCCCTGCGTGCCACCGGCGTACAGGTCGCGGTCGTGGTCGGCGGCGGGAACGTGTTCCGCGGCAACCGGGCCGAGGACTGGGGCATCGACCGGGTCGAGGCGGACAACATCGGGATGCTCGGCACCGTCATCAACGCGGTCCTGCTCCGCGGCCGGCTGGCCGCGCTCGGGGCGCACGGGGTCCGGCTGATGACGGCGATCCCGATCAACAACCTGGCCGAGCCGTACATCCGGCTCCGCGCGCTCCGGCACCTGGAGAAGGGCCAGATCGTCCTGCTTGCCTGCGGCAACGGGCAGCCGTTCACCACGACCGACTACCCGTCGGTGCAGCGGGCCGTGGAGCTGGAGGCCGATGCGTTGCTGGTCGCGAAGAACGGCACGGACGGGGTGTACGACGCCGATCCGAACAAGAACCCGGATGCGCGGCGGTTCGACCAGCTGAGCTACAGCGAGGTGATCGATCGAGGCCTCGGGGTGATGGACCAGACCGCGTTCATCCTGGCCCGCGACCACCACCTCCCCCTGCACGTCTTCGACATCGACCGAACCGGCGCCGCCTCCTCGATCGTCAACGGCACCCAGGTCGGCACAATCATCAACTGA
- a CDS encoding phosphotransferase family protein — protein sequence MLDPVALASPHVGPITQVESVNGFAGNQTFRLHTPAGIYYLKLSATAAEEAQACTLAHSVNVPAPHVVALDLNPPYLITAELAGVPLPAGLHPSTVLREAGECVRRVHTLVDASASWGERLRVALGDLGVLPTHLAERLRAVLPAFVESVAGVKPVLLHGDLHPRHLYAVDDQLTGILDWGDVMYGDPLFDLARFSMAGPAATSAFLAGYGAIDVPERTLSFYRVLWSLMALQAEHRAGGDWFQPHLDTIARELS from the coding sequence GTGCTGGACCCTGTCGCCCTCGCCTCGCCACACGTCGGTCCGATCACCCAGGTCGAGTCCGTGAACGGCTTCGCCGGCAACCAGACCTTCCGCCTGCACACGCCCGCCGGCATCTACTACCTGAAACTGAGCGCCACCGCCGCCGAGGAAGCCCAGGCCTGCACCCTCGCCCACTCCGTGAACGTCCCGGCACCACACGTGGTCGCGCTGGATCTCAACCCGCCGTACCTGATCACCGCAGAGCTCGCAGGCGTCCCGCTGCCAGCAGGTCTGCACCCAAGCACCGTTCTTCGGGAGGCTGGTGAATGTGTGCGGCGGGTGCACACGCTGGTGGATGCGTCAGCTTCTTGGGGTGAGCGGTTGCGGGTGGCGCTGGGGGACCTTGGCGTGCTCCCCACTCATCTCGCAGAGCGGCTCCGGGCGGTGTTGCCGGCGTTCGTCGAGAGTGTTGCCGGCGTGAAGCCAGTGCTGTTGCATGGCGACCTTCACCCCCGGCATCTGTACGCCGTTGACGATCAGCTGACCGGGATCCTCGACTGGGGTGACGTCATGTACGGCGATCCGCTGTTCGATCTGGCCAGATTCTCGATGGCTGGTCCGGCGGCGACGTCCGCCTTCCTCGCCGGGTACGGCGCGATCGACGTACCGGAACGAACGCTGTCCTTCTACCGCGTCCTGTGGTCGCTGATGGCGTTGCAGGCGGAGCACCGGGCCGGCGGCGACTGGTTCCAGCCGCATCTCGACACGATCGCTCGCGAGCTCAGTTGA
- a CDS encoding translation factor GTPase family protein encodes MEVLNLGILAHVDAGKTSLTERLLYTAGVIDEVGSVDDGSTQTDSLALERQRGITIKSAVVSFAIGDVTVNLIDTPGHPDFIAEVERALSVLDGAVLVISAVEGVQAQTRVLMRTLQRLRIPTLIFVNKLDRSGAQYDGVLRQIAAKLTPAIVPMGEATHLGTPQATFKPIVQENTLLEVLTEQDEDLLARYVDDEPLSPDTLHHALTTQTHQARVHPVYFGSAITGAGTDTLSDGIRDLLPRARTDATPLDGSVFKVERGPAGEKIAYVRLFSGTADVRDRVRFGEHEAKVTALQVFGTSARTAGAGQIAKLWGLAEVHIGDRITDVRNISGTERPFVSAHQEYFAPPTLETVISARRPSDKGNLRVALTQLAEQDPLINLRQDDLRQETYVSLYGEVQKEVIETTLATEFGIEVDFRETTTICIERIVGAGAAVEFNKKDPNPFLATVGLRVEPAPLNAGVSFELEVELGSMPYAFIKAVEETVRETLHQGVHGWQIPDAHVVMTHSGYSARQSHAHAVFDKSMSSTAGDFRNLTPLVLMTALQEAGTTVHEPMHHFQLEIPTDTTRAVLAALARLRAIPQVPALAAETSTLEGEIPAAAVYELEQQLAALTRGEGVLESAFERYQPVTGPIPDRSRTDHDPLNRREYLLHIQRRV; translated from the coding sequence GTGGAAGTACTGAATCTTGGGATCCTGGCGCATGTTGACGCCGGAAAGACCAGCCTGACCGAGCGGCTGCTGTACACCGCCGGTGTCATCGACGAGGTCGGTAGCGTCGACGACGGCAGCACCCAGACCGACTCACTCGCCCTGGAACGCCAGCGCGGGATCACGATCAAGTCGGCGGTCGTCTCGTTCGCGATCGGCGACGTGACGGTCAACCTGATCGACACCCCGGGCCACCCGGATTTCATCGCCGAGGTGGAGCGCGCGCTCAGCGTGCTGGACGGCGCCGTCCTGGTGATCTCGGCCGTCGAGGGCGTCCAGGCGCAGACCCGCGTCCTGATGCGGACGCTCCAGCGTCTGCGCATCCCCACCCTGATCTTCGTGAACAAGCTCGATCGATCGGGAGCGCAGTACGACGGTGTCCTGCGCCAGATCGCGGCGAAGCTGACCCCGGCGATCGTCCCGATGGGCGAGGCGACCCACCTCGGCACGCCCCAGGCGACGTTCAAGCCGATCGTGCAGGAGAACACCCTCCTGGAGGTCCTCACCGAGCAGGACGAGGACCTACTCGCCCGGTACGTCGACGACGAGCCGCTGTCGCCTGACACGCTGCACCACGCACTCACGACCCAGACGCATCAAGCGCGAGTGCACCCGGTGTACTTCGGGTCGGCGATCACCGGCGCCGGCACGGACACCCTCAGCGACGGCATCCGCGACCTGCTCCCCCGCGCCCGTACGGACGCAACCCCACTCGACGGCTCCGTCTTCAAGGTCGAACGCGGACCGGCCGGCGAGAAGATCGCGTACGTCCGCCTGTTCTCCGGTACGGCGGACGTCCGCGACCGGGTCCGCTTCGGCGAGCACGAGGCGAAGGTCACCGCCCTGCAGGTCTTCGGCACCTCGGCGCGCACCGCGGGCGCCGGCCAGATCGCGAAGCTCTGGGGCCTGGCCGAGGTCCACATCGGCGACCGCATCACCGATGTGCGGAACATTTCGGGCACCGAGCGCCCATTTGTTTCCGCACACCAGGAGTACTTCGCGCCGCCCACCCTCGAGACCGTCATCTCCGCGCGGAGGCCGTCCGACAAGGGGAACCTGCGGGTCGCGCTCACCCAGCTCGCCGAGCAGGACCCGCTGATCAACCTGCGCCAGGACGACCTGCGCCAGGAGACCTACGTGTCCCTGTACGGCGAGGTGCAGAAGGAGGTTATCGAGACGACGCTGGCGACCGAGTTCGGGATCGAGGTCGATTTCCGCGAGACGACCACGATCTGCATCGAACGGATCGTCGGCGCCGGGGCTGCTGTCGAGTTCAACAAGAAGGACCCGAACCCGTTCCTGGCCACCGTTGGCCTGCGCGTCGAGCCCGCACCGCTGAACGCCGGCGTGAGTTTCGAACTGGAGGTCGAGCTCGGCTCGATGCCGTACGCGTTCATCAAGGCCGTCGAGGAAACGGTCCGCGAAACGCTCCACCAGGGCGTCCACGGCTGGCAGATCCCCGATGCCCACGTCGTGATGACGCACTCGGGGTACTCCGCTCGCCAGAGCCACGCCCATGCCGTGTTCGACAAGAGCATGTCCAGCACGGCCGGCGACTTCCGCAACCTCACCCCGCTGGTCCTGATGACGGCACTCCAAGAGGCAGGGACGACGGTGCACGAGCCGATGCATCACTTCCAGCTGGAGATCCCGACCGACACGACGCGGGCCGTACTCGCGGCCCTCGCCCGCCTCCGGGCAATCCCGCAAGTCCCCGCCCTGGCCGCGGAAACCTCAACCCTGGAAGGAGAAATCCCCGCGGCCGCCGTGTACGAGCTCGAGCAGCAACTCGCCGCGCTGACCCGCGGCGAAGGCGTCCTGGAATCGGCGTTCGAGCGCTACCAACCGGTCACCGGCCCGATCCCGGACCGGTCGCGCACCGACCACGACCCGCTCAACCGCCGCGAGTACCTGCTGCACATTCAGCGACGGGTATAG
- a CDS encoding putative protein N(5)-glutamine methyltransferase, translating to MSVPAVELGRVVERLRASGCVFAEDEAALIAETARDAAELTAMVDQRVAGQPLEYVVGWASFCGLRIVVDPGVFIPRRRTEFLVAEALRVTVAGSVVVDLACGSGALGAAVAAEREVSLYAADIESAAVRCARRNLDPVGGTVSQGDLFAALPERLRGRVDVLLANVPYVPTGEIRLLPAEARLYEPHVTLDGGADGLETLRRVVAEAPQWLAPGGHLFTETSEGQAPVAQAVMVEHGLEAEVVADDDLGATVVHGTYTRR from the coding sequence GTGTCTGTTCCTGCTGTCGAGCTCGGTCGTGTTGTCGAGCGGTTGCGTGCGTCCGGGTGTGTGTTCGCCGAGGACGAGGCAGCGCTGATCGCGGAGACCGCGCGGGATGCGGCCGAGCTGACGGCCATGGTCGACCAGCGGGTCGCCGGGCAGCCCTTGGAGTACGTCGTCGGCTGGGCGTCGTTCTGCGGGTTGCGGATCGTCGTCGATCCCGGTGTGTTCATCCCGCGTCGCCGTACCGAGTTCCTGGTGGCGGAGGCGTTGCGGGTGACCGTTGCGGGATCGGTCGTGGTGGATCTCGCCTGCGGCTCTGGCGCGCTCGGAGCGGCGGTCGCTGCCGAGCGCGAGGTGTCCTTGTACGCCGCTGACATCGAGTCCGCCGCTGTTCGGTGCGCCCGTCGCAACCTGGACCCGGTCGGCGGGACGGTCTCTCAAGGTGATCTGTTCGCGGCCTTGCCGGAGCGGTTGCGTGGTCGGGTCGACGTACTGCTGGCCAACGTTCCGTACGTGCCGACGGGCGAGATCCGGCTGCTGCCGGCAGAGGCTCGGCTGTACGAGCCACATGTGACGCTGGACGGCGGTGCGGACGGCCTGGAGACACTGCGTCGAGTTGTTGCCGAAGCACCGCAGTGGCTGGCGCCGGGCGGGCATCTGTTCACCGAGACGAGCGAGGGCCAGGCGCCTGTCGCGCAGGCCGTGATGGTGGAGCACGGCCTGGAAGCCGAGGTCGTCGCGGACGACGACCTCGGCGCGACCGTTGTGCACGGCACCTATACCCGTCGCTGA
- a CDS encoding SDR family NAD(P)-dependent oxidoreductase yields the protein MSAQHKIGSGFGHDSTADEVLAGIDLIGKLAIVTGGYSGLGLETTKALAKAGAYVVVPARRPDAAREALAGIENVEIDELDLGDLDSVKAFADRFLASGRPIDIVIDNAAIMASPETRVGPGWEAQFATNHLGHFALVNRLWPAIVADGGARVVSVSSTGHRRSDIRWDDLEFRQGYEKWQAYGQAKTANVLFAVQLDALGKDSGVRAFALHPGGILTPLQRHLEKQEMVDFGWIDEDGNPLSTAFKSPAQGAATQVWAATSPQLDGLGGVFCEDCEIAEVSTDDAPGVRPYAIDPASATRLWTVSAELTGVNAFG from the coding sequence ATGAGCGCACAACACAAGATCGGCTCGGGGTTCGGGCACGACAGCACCGCGGACGAGGTTCTTGCCGGCATCGACCTGATCGGCAAGCTGGCGATCGTCACCGGTGGATATTCCGGTCTCGGTCTGGAGACCACCAAGGCGCTGGCGAAGGCCGGCGCGTACGTCGTCGTACCGGCTCGGCGGCCGGATGCGGCGCGGGAGGCGCTGGCCGGCATCGAGAACGTCGAGATCGACGAACTGGACCTCGGTGACCTGGACAGCGTGAAGGCGTTCGCGGACCGGTTCCTCGCGTCCGGCCGGCCGATCGACATCGTGATCGACAACGCGGCGATCATGGCCAGCCCGGAGACGCGGGTCGGACCCGGCTGGGAGGCGCAGTTCGCGACCAACCACCTCGGGCACTTCGCGCTGGTGAACCGGCTGTGGCCGGCGATCGTCGCCGACGGCGGCGCGCGGGTCGTGTCCGTGTCGTCGACCGGGCACCGCAGGTCGGACATCCGCTGGGACGACCTGGAGTTCCGTCAGGGGTACGAGAAGTGGCAGGCCTACGGGCAGGCCAAGACGGCGAACGTGCTGTTCGCGGTCCAGCTCGATGCCCTCGGCAAGGATTCCGGTGTCCGGGCGTTCGCGTTGCACCCGGGCGGCATCCTGACGCCGTTGCAGCGGCACCTGGAGAAGCAGGAGATGGTCGACTTCGGCTGGATCGACGAGGACGGCAACCCGCTGAGCACGGCGTTCAAGAGTCCGGCGCAGGGCGCCGCGACCCAGGTCTGGGCCGCGACCTCGCCCCAGCTCGACGGCCTCGGCGGCGTGTTCTGCGAGGACTGCGAGATCGCCGAGGTCTCGACCGACGACGCTCCCGGCGTCCGCCCGTACGCGATCGACCCGGCGTCGGCGACCCGGTTGTGGACGGTCTCGGCCGAGCTCACCGGAGTGAACGCGTTCGGGTAG
- a CDS encoding LysR family transcriptional regulator, with translation MDLSLQQLRGFVAVAEELHYGRAAQRLNLTQPPLTRQIQGLERTLNVRLFDRTGRGVRLTAAGDVFLEHARRVLALLEVAPEATRRAADGTTGTLRLAFTAIGAYAVLADFLTVVGKRTPGVTAELTELVSPAQFEALANLEIDLGLVRPPIPAQFESMLVHSEDLVLAVPASHPLAAGDGPVSLVDATDDYIGYSPEGSQYLHDICAAMIGMDRYAVSQLASQVPTMLALVRAGLGCALIPRSIMAMGVEGVRYRELDPADAHSVTLHACWSPDNPNPALQRLVESLREDPHLTDLT, from the coding sequence ATGGATCTCTCCCTGCAGCAGCTCCGCGGGTTCGTCGCCGTCGCCGAAGAACTGCACTACGGTCGCGCTGCTCAGCGGCTGAACCTGACCCAGCCGCCGCTGACCCGCCAGATCCAGGGCCTCGAGCGCACGCTCAATGTCCGCCTGTTCGACCGCACCGGCCGCGGCGTCCGGCTGACGGCGGCCGGAGACGTGTTCCTCGAGCATGCTCGGCGCGTCCTCGCCCTGCTCGAAGTCGCCCCGGAAGCGACCCGCCGCGCCGCCGACGGCACAACCGGGACGCTGCGGCTCGCGTTCACCGCGATCGGGGCGTACGCCGTACTCGCGGACTTCCTCACCGTGGTCGGCAAGCGGACGCCCGGGGTGACCGCCGAGCTGACCGAGCTGGTGAGCCCGGCACAGTTCGAGGCGCTCGCGAACCTGGAGATCGACCTCGGGCTGGTGCGGCCGCCGATCCCGGCGCAGTTCGAGTCGATGCTGGTGCATTCGGAGGACCTGGTGCTCGCCGTACCGGCATCGCATCCGTTGGCCGCTGGGGACGGGCCGGTGTCGCTCGTCGACGCGACCGACGACTACATCGGGTACAGCCCGGAGGGATCGCAGTACCTGCACGACATCTGCGCGGCGATGATCGGGATGGATCGGTACGCCGTCAGCCAGCTGGCCTCGCAGGTCCCGACGATGCTCGCCCTGGTCCGGGCCGGACTGGGGTGTGCGCTGATCCCGCGCTCGATCATGGCGATGGGGGTCGAGGGCGTCCGGTACCGCGAGCTGGACCCGGCGGATGCGCACTCGGTGACGCTGCACGCGTGCTGGAGTCCGGACAATCCGAACCCGGCACTGCAGCGGCTGGTGGAGTCGCTACGGGAAGATCCGCATCTCACGGACTTGACCTAG